In Pseudobacter ginsenosidimutans, the following are encoded in one genomic region:
- a CDS encoding class I SAM-dependent methyltransferase: MELQQLTKGIRTWQQRPEWFFNREHTDSYEQWYEGRYKRAEVWQKKTIGSLIKKDERIKTLLEFGCGTTRFTRWWHNIGIQATGADLSPFMLGQGRHLFDGNLALADAHYMPFKDKTFDSLAFITTFEYYRDPIQVIREARRVAKHGIVFGMMNRNSPKFIRRRVQQAFGKNPFYVTAHFYTPDSLISKINEALNGENYSIEWTCTGLPKWFPVQQWGMPYGDFFALFVQFK, from the coding sequence ATGGAACTTCAACAACTCACCAAAGGGATCAGAACCTGGCAGCAAAGGCCAGAATGGTTCTTCAACAGGGAACACACAGATTCTTACGAACAATGGTACGAAGGCCGCTACAAGCGCGCTGAAGTCTGGCAGAAAAAAACGATCGGCAGCCTTATCAAAAAAGACGAACGCATCAAAACGCTTCTCGAATTCGGATGCGGCACCACACGATTCACCAGGTGGTGGCATAATATCGGAATCCAGGCAACAGGAGCAGATCTTTCGCCATTCATGCTTGGACAGGGAAGACATCTTTTCGATGGTAACCTCGCACTGGCCGACGCGCATTACATGCCTTTCAAAGACAAAACCTTCGATTCACTTGCTTTCATCACCACCTTCGAATATTACCGCGATCCCATCCAGGTGATACGCGAAGCACGCAGAGTGGCAAAGCATGGGATCGTATTTGGAATGATGAACCGTAACTCGCCCAAATTCATCAGACGCCGCGTGCAACAGGCTTTCGGAAAGAACCCCTTTTATGTGACTGCCCATTTCTACACACCGGATTCGCTCATCAGCAAGATCAATGAAGCCTTGAACGGCGAGAACTATTCCATCGAATGGACCTGCACGGGCCTGCCGAAATGGTTTCCTGTGCAGCAATGGGGAATGCCATATGGAGACTTCTTTGCACTCTTCGTTCAATTTAAATGA
- a CDS encoding AIR synthase-related protein has translation MSAFVESGKLHMDLFNRLIYPLRGAENKMVSTGPEYGVDVSIVDLPGGYSMALTSDPLSWIPTLGLRESAWLSVHLMANDIATTSQPPQFAQLVLNLPESASSAEFEEYWMFVHQYCKDIGVAITGGHTGKAAGQHSTIAGGGTMISIAPAGKMLLSKYARPGDLIMITKEAAQIASSILALSFPETVKKNCGKEIWEKAAGLFQETSSLQAGLCAASLPVTAMHDVTEGGLLGAIYEMAIAADCGAIIDSEELPVGTAQQAVCDLFAIDPLRCIGAGSMIMAVNPEHEATVLHQFALEKIKVSVVGEFTAEEQGIRLQKDDGIETLSRPGSDPYWNAFFQALKNEWK, from the coding sequence ATGTCAGCATTTGTTGAAAGTGGAAAACTGCACATGGATCTGTTCAATCGGCTTATCTATCCTTTACGGGGAGCCGAAAACAAGATGGTGTCCACCGGACCAGAGTATGGAGTGGATGTATCTATCGTCGATTTGCCGGGAGGCTATTCGATGGCGCTCACCAGTGACCCGTTATCCTGGATACCAACGCTGGGGCTCCGCGAATCGGCATGGCTTTCCGTACATCTTATGGCCAATGATATCGCCACTACTTCCCAGCCGCCGCAGTTTGCACAACTGGTATTGAACCTGCCGGAATCGGCTTCAAGTGCTGAGTTTGAAGAGTACTGGATGTTCGTGCACCAGTACTGCAAAGACATTGGCGTTGCAATTACAGGCGGACATACCGGTAAGGCCGCTGGTCAGCATTCCACCATTGCAGGCGGCGGCACCATGATCAGTATTGCGCCGGCAGGAAAAATGCTGCTCAGCAAATATGCAAGACCTGGCGATCTCATCATGATCACCAAAGAAGCCGCACAGATAGCCAGTTCCATACTGGCGCTCAGTTTTCCTGAAACAGTAAAGAAGAATTGTGGAAAAGAGATATGGGAGAAAGCCGCAGGACTTTTCCAGGAAACAAGCTCCTTACAGGCAGGCTTATGCGCTGCCAGTCTGCCCGTAACAGCCATGCACGATGTTACCGAAGGCGGACTGCTCGGCGCCATATATGAAATGGCAATAGCTGCAGACTGTGGCGCTATTATCGATTCAGAAGAATTGCCTGTTGGAACTGCACAGCAGGCTGTTTGCGATCTGTTTGCCATCGATCCATTGCGCTGTATCGGCGCAGGCTCCATGATCATGGCCGTGAATCCGGAGCATGAAGCCACAGTGCTGCATCAATTTGCACTTGAGAAAATAAAAGTATCGGTGGTAGGAGAATTCACCGCAGAAGAACAGGGCATCAGGTTACAAAAAGATGATGGCATCGAAACGCTTTCACGCCCGGGATCCGATCCCTACTGGAATGCATTCTTTCAAGCTTTAAAAAACGAATGGAAATGA
- a CDS encoding thiamine phosphate synthase: MITNTTIRGGVYLVVDPSALTDGSYQKIRLALKSGLSAIQVWNHWQHITAKAEIVQTLVDLAQPFGVPVLINENWELLMETEANGIHFDLPSDNLALIRKAIGRNIITGITCENNLETVQYAIDQKMDYISFCSVFPSGSANSCEWVKPATIAAARAMTNIPIFAAGGITASNLPEILPTGLDGVAVINSIMKAEDPAAVTTAFNKILQQQKTH, from the coding sequence ATGATAACGAATACCACTATCCGCGGCGGTGTTTACCTGGTAGTAGACCCTTCTGCGTTAACAGACGGATCATATCAAAAGATCCGGCTTGCATTGAAAAGCGGACTGTCAGCCATTCAGGTCTGGAACCACTGGCAACACATCACTGCTAAAGCAGAAATAGTGCAAACCCTCGTGGATCTGGCGCAACCATTCGGTGTGCCAGTGCTGATCAACGAGAACTGGGAATTGCTCATGGAAACTGAAGCCAACGGTATTCACTTCGATCTGCCATCCGATAATCTGGCCCTGATCAGGAAAGCCATCGGTCGAAACATTATCACCGGTATCACCTGTGAAAATAACCTGGAAACAGTTCAGTATGCCATTGATCAGAAAATGGATTATATCTCTTTCTGTTCTGTATTCCCTTCCGGCTCCGCCAATAGTTGCGAATGGGTGAAACCCGCAACCATCGCGGCTGCCAGGGCAATGACCAATATTCCCATTTTTGCAGCGGGTGGCATTACGGCCAGCAATCTCCCTGAAATATTGCCAACAGGGCTCGATGGCGTAGCTGTGATCAACAGCATCATGAAAGCGGAAGATCCCGCAGCTGTAACCACTGCATTCAACAAGATCCTTCAACAACAAAAAACTCATTAA
- a CDS encoding Trm112 family protein yields the protein MHPDFIHQLCCPFDKKDLQLKVFATDTNNHIIEGLLSCSHCSRYYPIIHGVPIMSPDEYREWQLEAPIVKQWEHKLEGKKFESFRLENSNIKVETK from the coding sequence ATGCACCCGGATTTCATACATCAACTCTGTTGTCCTTTCGATAAAAAAGATCTTCAACTCAAAGTATTTGCTACCGATACCAATAATCATATCATCGAAGGTCTCCTTAGTTGCAGCCATTGCAGCAGATACTATCCCATCATACACGGAGTGCCCATCATGAGCCCTGACGAATACAGGGAATGGCAACTGGAAGCGCCCATAGTTAAACAATGGGAACATAAGCTGGAAGGAAAGAAATTCGAATCCTTCAGGCTTGAAAATTCAAATATAAAAGTGGAAACTAAATGA
- a CDS encoding diacylglycerol/lipid kinase family protein: protein MLIHNPGAGDQEHTKQKLLDLLKSQDYECRYFSTKKEGWETIDPDADLIVIAGGDGTVGKVVRNLVKQDQTHIPLALLPAGTANNIAGTLGISGELEEIVEAWKPGLIKKFDLGLFKQEGDEQIFLEGVGFGLFPKLIKEMNKVDDVPETAEESLELALTTLLDIAQTAKSRYCKLELDGNDHSGDYLLLEIMNAHSIGPNLKLAPQADPGDGRFDAVWIREDERSKLIEYLRHRLNKEEATPPFHSLACKRVHLEWTGAQVHIDDALEKKEKPPLTAVIELLPEMVSFLIPAKPSVI from the coding sequence ATGTTAATCCACAACCCCGGAGCCGGGGACCAGGAACACACGAAGCAAAAACTGCTCGACCTGCTCAAATCACAGGACTATGAGTGTAGATATTTTTCAACAAAAAAGGAAGGTTGGGAGACCATCGATCCTGATGCGGACCTGATCGTTATTGCGGGCGGGGACGGCACCGTAGGCAAGGTAGTTCGCAACCTTGTGAAGCAGGATCAAACGCATATTCCTTTAGCACTGCTGCCTGCGGGCACTGCCAATAATATCGCAGGCACCCTGGGTATCAGCGGCGAGCTGGAAGAGATCGTTGAAGCGTGGAAGCCGGGGCTTATCAAGAAATTCGATCTCGGTCTTTTCAAACAGGAAGGTGATGAACAGATCTTCCTGGAAGGAGTGGGCTTCGGTCTCTTCCCCAAATTGATCAAGGAAATGAATAAGGTGGATGATGTTCCTGAAACTGCGGAAGAATCACTGGAACTGGCATTGACTACATTGCTGGACATTGCCCAGACAGCGAAGAGCCGTTACTGCAAACTGGAGCTGGATGGCAATGATCACTCAGGCGACTACCTCTTGCTGGAGATCATGAATGCGCATAGTATCGGTCCCAATCTGAAACTGGCTCCACAGGCCGATCCCGGAGATGGGCGCTTCGATGCTGTGTGGATCCGGGAAGATGAACGCAGCAAGCTGATCGAATACCTCCGTCATCGTTTGAATAAGGAAGAAGCAACGCCACCCTTTCATTCACTCGCCTGCAAGCGTGTTCACCTTGAATGGACAGGAGCACAGGTTCATATCGATGATGCCCTGGAGAAAAAAGAAAAGCCTCCATTGACGGCAGTGATCGAATTGTTGCCAGAAATGGTCAGCTTCCTGATTCCCGCAAAACCATCAGTCATTTAG
- the surE gene encoding 5'/3'-nucleotidase SurE has product MRILVTNDDGIYSPGIASLAKIASRFGEVLVVAPDVEQSSMGHAITHSRPLFYKKSPISFEGMEAYRVNGTPADCVALGTHMWADIEVVLSGINMGLNLGNGMWHSGTLAAAKQAALLGLRGIALSTVAGKTEPDFDTLGPYVERTLSRLLEMKDAKLLNVNFPPVPRGIKWTRQSVRFYDGKIVPGMDPMGRKHYWFTVIPLEPAEEDTDRWAIENEYVSVTPLRLDLTDEAQLKDMINHS; this is encoded by the coding sequence ATGAGAATACTGGTAACCAACGACGATGGAATTTACAGCCCGGGTATTGCATCCCTGGCGAAGATCGCTTCCAGATTCGGAGAAGTGCTGGTAGTGGCGCCCGATGTGGAGCAGTCTTCCATGGGCCATGCGATCACTCACTCCCGGCCACTTTTTTACAAGAAATCGCCTATATCCTTTGAAGGAATGGAAGCTTACAGAGTAAATGGTACACCTGCGGACTGTGTAGCCCTGGGCACGCATATGTGGGCAGATATTGAAGTAGTGCTCTCTGGCATCAATATGGGACTGAACCTCGGAAATGGTATGTGGCACTCGGGAACACTTGCTGCCGCCAAACAGGCTGCACTGCTGGGTTTGCGGGGTATTGCACTTAGTACTGTTGCCGGAAAAACGGAGCCCGATTTCGATACACTCGGCCCATATGTGGAGAGGACACTCAGCAGATTGCTCGAAATGAAAGATGCGAAACTGCTGAACGTGAATTTTCCTCCGGTGCCAAGAGGCATCAAGTGGACCCGCCAGTCGGTTCGCTTCTACGACGGTAAGATTGTTCCGGGAATGGACCCAATGGGAAGAAAGCATTACTGGTTCACGGTGATCCCGCTGGAACCTGCCGAAGAGGATACAGACAGGTGGGCCATCGAAAATGAATATGTTTCGGTTACCCCTCTGCGTTTAGATCTGACAGATGAAGCCCAGTTGAAAGATATGATCAATCATTCCTGA
- a CDS encoding glycosyltransferase family 117 protein produces MQFNKLNNLFGWLVCAVACTTYLITLEPTTSFWDCGEFISSANKLQIPHPPGSPLFILMGRFFVVLFGDNPQTAAIAVNSMSAIASGFTILFLFWTITYFARKLVLPASQATPTGQQTFTILSAGVIGSLAYAFSDSFWFSAVEGEVYALSSFFTALVFWAIFKWEARANEPRADRWLVFIFFMMGLSIGVHLLNLLTIPAVLMVYYFKKYKFTRRGAFIALITGCAITVFIMKFIVQSTIRGAGQFDIFFTNEFGLPFFTGFIIFFALIGAGLLLAIRYASRRNWYRAKLALWCALFVMLGYSTYTTTLIRSNADPAVNMFSVDNPISLASYLGRESYNDWPLFYGPDFTERAPFKKAGEEYVKGEKKYETAGPKYVQDWANAPGAHFFPRIWDNNDDRNQKACYYNFTGLEEGETPTMKDNIAYFSRYQAGWMYMRYFMWNFAGRQNDLQGYGNPRDSNFISGINFVDNSLYGNQSKMPDTARESNKAYNRLFMLPLALGLVGLFFQLRRNNKDWFVNTLLFLITGIGIVIFLNQSGHQPRERDYAFVGSFYAFAVWIGLGVVGLISFTQKHIKKPAAAWATAALCFFAVPVLMAQQEWDDHDRSGKTLARDLARNYLESCPPNAILITAEDNDTYPIWYLQEVEGVRRDVRVVIATMIGNDWCIDQLRYKVNNSAPVDVLFTKEQVAGNKRGVVYFNKMQGFDPEKHYDLYESLKNTVASDDSKYTTVTEDGETYHLLPMNKFSIPVDQAKAIASGAAHNGEKIADQLLLDFSGKNYLFKHELAPLAIIAANKWERPICFASSQTASDYGLGNYVRSKGLVYQLSPVQNSEVDNETAYANVMNHFQYGNTHKSGMYLDETNRLRLNVIKMAHVQLAMSLVKAGEMEKAKKVLRRFDENVSPANMPYGFTSNRGNQHNIMSLQFLHACYLAGDLELAKKVTASLRKDLLQQMEYYRSLGEEPQSDDELARNAYQLIQGGGASLNNHQVSFANDILSSFQLLNQVSEWEKQPAAL; encoded by the coding sequence ATGCAGTTCAACAAATTGAACAACCTGTTCGGGTGGCTGGTCTGTGCAGTGGCCTGTACCACTTACCTGATCACTTTAGAACCAACTACCAGCTTCTGGGATTGCGGCGAATTCATATCCAGCGCCAACAAACTTCAGATCCCGCATCCTCCCGGCTCTCCGCTCTTCATTCTTATGGGAAGATTTTTTGTAGTGCTTTTTGGTGATAACCCACAAACTGCAGCCATTGCTGTGAACAGCATGAGCGCAATCGCCAGCGGATTCACCATTCTCTTCCTGTTCTGGACCATCACGTATTTTGCCAGAAAGCTGGTGCTGCCTGCATCACAGGCAACTCCAACAGGTCAGCAGACTTTCACTATTCTCAGCGCCGGAGTGATCGGCTCACTCGCATATGCATTCTCCGATTCTTTCTGGTTCAGCGCTGTGGAAGGTGAAGTATATGCGCTCAGCTCTTTCTTTACAGCACTGGTGTTCTGGGCCATCTTCAAGTGGGAAGCCAGGGCCAACGAGCCACGCGCCGATCGCTGGCTGGTATTTATCTTCTTTATGATGGGGCTTTCCATCGGAGTGCATCTCCTGAACCTGCTCACAATCCCCGCGGTTTTGATGGTGTATTATTTCAAGAAATACAAATTCACCAGGCGTGGCGCTTTCATTGCGCTCATCACTGGTTGCGCCATTACGGTGTTCATCATGAAATTCATCGTCCAAAGCACCATCCGTGGTGCCGGACAATTCGATATTTTCTTCACCAATGAATTTGGGCTGCCTTTCTTTACAGGTTTCATTATTTTCTTCGCACTGATCGGCGCCGGACTATTACTGGCCATCCGGTATGCTTCCCGAAGGAACTGGTACAGGGCAAAGCTCGCACTCTGGTGCGCCTTGTTCGTGATGCTGGGCTATTCTACTTACACCACAACGCTGATCAGGTCCAACGCCGACCCTGCCGTGAACATGTTCAGTGTGGATAATCCGATCAGCCTCGCCTCCTATCTTGGACGCGAAAGTTATAACGACTGGCCCCTGTTCTATGGTCCCGATTTCACGGAACGCGCACCCTTCAAGAAAGCAGGAGAAGAATATGTAAAAGGAGAAAAGAAATACGAAACTGCCGGTCCAAAATACGTTCAGGACTGGGCCAATGCACCGGGCGCTCATTTCTTCCCGCGCATCTGGGATAATAATGACGACCGGAATCAAAAAGCCTGCTACTATAACTTCACCGGCCTCGAAGAAGGTGAAACGCCCACCATGAAAGATAATATCGCTTACTTCTCCCGCTATCAGGCAGGCTGGATGTACATGCGATATTTCATGTGGAATTTCGCCGGAAGACAAAATGATCTGCAGGGATACGGCAACCCACGTGACAGTAATTTCATCAGCGGTATCAATTTCGTTGACAACTCTCTTTACGGCAATCAATCGAAAATGCCCGACACCGCCCGCGAAAGCAACAAAGCCTATAACCGTTTATTCATGCTGCCCCTGGCTCTTGGCCTGGTTGGGTTATTCTTTCAACTCAGGCGGAATAACAAAGACTGGTTCGTGAATACACTGCTTTTCCTCATCACCGGAATAGGCATCGTTATCTTCCTGAATCAATCCGGTCATCAACCACGAGAGCGTGATTATGCATTCGTAGGATCCTTCTATGCCTTTGCTGTCTGGATCGGACTGGGAGTAGTGGGGCTGATCAGTTTTACACAAAAACATATCAAAAAGCCGGCAGCGGCCTGGGCTACAGCTGCCCTCTGTTTTTTTGCTGTGCCTGTGCTGATGGCCCAACAGGAATGGGATGATCACGATCGCAGTGGAAAAACCCTGGCCCGCGATCTCGCCCGTAACTATCTCGAAAGCTGCCCGCCAAACGCCATCCTCATCACTGCCGAAGACAACGACACCTATCCCATCTGGTATCTCCAGGAAGTGGAAGGTGTGCGAAGGGATGTACGCGTGGTGATTGCTACCATGATCGGAAACGACTGGTGCATCGATCAGCTTCGCTACAAAGTGAACAACAGCGCGCCGGTGGATGTGCTGTTCACCAAAGAACAAGTAGCCGGCAACAAGAGAGGTGTGGTATACTTCAATAAAATGCAGGGCTTCGATCCCGAAAAGCATTATGACCTCTATGAATCCTTAAAAAACACCGTAGCCTCGGATGACAGCAAATACACTACTGTAACCGAAGATGGAGAAACATATCATCTTCTTCCCATGAATAAATTCAGCATCCCCGTGGATCAGGCCAAAGCAATCGCCAGTGGTGCGGCGCATAACGGCGAGAAAATAGCAGATCAGTTGTTGCTGGATTTTTCAGGAAAGAATTATCTCTTCAAACACGAGCTGGCTCCCCTGGCCATCATAGCAGCCAATAAATGGGAAAGGCCCATCTGCTTTGCTTCTTCGCAAACGGCCTCCGATTATGGATTAGGGAATTATGTGAGATCGAAAGGACTTGTATACCAGTTGAGCCCTGTCCAGAACAGTGAAGTGGATAACGAAACGGCCTACGCCAATGTGATGAACCATTTCCAGTATGGCAATACCCATAAATCGGGCATGTACCTGGATGAAACAAATCGTTTAAGGCTCAACGTGATCAAGATGGCTCATGTGCAGCTCGCCATGAGCCTGGTTAAAGCCGGAGAAATGGAAAAGGCGAAAAAAGTGCTACGTCGTTTTGACGAGAACGTTAGTCCGGCCAATATGCCTTATGGGTTCACCAGCAACAGGGGCAATCAGCATAATATTATGTCACTGCAGTTCCTGCATGCCTGTTACCTGGCCGGTGATCTGGAATTGGCGAAGAAAGTAACGGCATCATTGCGCAAGGATCTGTTGCAGCAGATGGAATACTATCGCTCACTGGGAGAAGAGCCACAAAGTGATGATGAGTTGGCCCGGAATGCTTACCAGCTGATACAGGGTGGAGGCGCTTCACTGAATAATCACCAGGTTTCATTCGCCAATGATATTCTCAGCAGCTTCCAGTTGCTGAACCAGGTAAGTGAATGGGAAAAGCAACCAGCAGCTTTATAG
- a CDS encoding peptidylprolyl isomerase gives MKPVRFTQGVTDTRGNASNRLQRKYWWQLIVLVMLFAGCSSGNSKHPRVEISTRQGDIIIELYPDKAPKSVAAFLSYIEKDLYNNASFYRVLNDENQPSNAAKANVIQGGLYRSKKRPELPGIPHESTKETGILHKDGVVSLARTDPGTATSEFFICIGDQPGFDAGGANNADGLGYAAFGRVVKGLDIVRKIYNQPEYDQYFDPPVPIYNIKKL, from the coding sequence ATGAAGCCTGTAAGATTTACTCAGGGTGTTACAGACACTCGCGGGAATGCGAGCAACAGGTTGCAGCGAAAGTATTGGTGGCAACTGATCGTGCTGGTGATGCTGTTTGCAGGCTGCTCCTCCGGCAACTCCAAACATCCCCGGGTTGAGATCAGTACACGCCAGGGCGATATCATTATCGAACTCTATCCAGATAAAGCACCCAAAAGCGTTGCAGCTTTCTTAAGCTATATAGAAAAGGATCTTTACAACAACGCCAGTTTTTACCGTGTTTTGAACGATGAGAACCAACCCTCCAATGCAGCCAAAGCCAATGTGATCCAGGGAGGATTGTACAGATCTAAGAAAAGGCCCGAACTGCCAGGCATCCCGCACGAGTCCACCAAGGAAACAGGTATCCTCCATAAAGACGGTGTTGTTTCCCTTGCACGCACAGATCCGGGCACTGCCACCAGCGAATTCTTCATCTGTATCGGCGATCAGCCCGGATTCGATGCAGGCGGCGCCAACAATGCAGACGGACTCGGCTATGCCGCCTTCGGACGCGTAGTGAAAGGGCTTGACATCGTGAGGAAGATCTACAACCAACCCGAATACGATCAATATTTCGATCCTCCTGTTCCTATTTACAACATCAAAAAGTTGTAA
- a CDS encoding nucleoid-associated protein: MTGIDSVQLEKVIVHKIGNPSRGEDLHLSENPLTLNDEIVRGLLTKYFLGAFNENELFHFTHISDLQMNEVYRYVAAIFEDRESFMEQAAYIARFLYTKSTHVKVKEGELYVVQFDNVPFEGEYIPAIGIFKSETKESFLRVFPHGKSYEVLHEEGVNINKMDKGCLVFRTNTVEGFKVCVVDSTNKNNDAQYWVEEFLQITPYADSYHNTDKVLNLCKQFITQEYPEKFDVSKSDQIDLLNRSMDYFKSKEQFSLQEFAEEVMHHQEVVDTFMDYKKNFESAKNFELNDEFAIHINAVKKQQRVFKTVLKLDKNFHIYIHGRRDLIEKGVDEMTGKKYYKIFFDEES, translated from the coding sequence ATGACAGGCATCGATAGTGTACAGTTGGAGAAAGTGATCGTTCACAAGATCGGTAATCCCTCCCGTGGCGAAGATCTGCACCTGAGTGAAAATCCGCTTACACTCAACGACGAGATCGTGAGAGGCCTGCTCACCAAATACTTCCTCGGAGCCTTCAACGAAAACGAACTCTTCCACTTCACGCATATCAGCGACCTCCAGATGAATGAAGTGTACCGTTATGTGGCTGCCATCTTTGAAGACAGGGAATCCTTCATGGAACAGGCAGCCTATATTGCCCGGTTCCTCTACACAAAATCCACGCACGTAAAAGTAAAAGAAGGCGAACTCTACGTTGTGCAATTCGACAATGTTCCCTTTGAAGGAGAATATATCCCCGCTATCGGTATCTTCAAATCTGAAACCAAAGAATCTTTCCTGAGAGTATTTCCCCACGGGAAAAGCTATGAGGTATTACATGAAGAAGGCGTCAACATCAATAAAATGGACAAGGGCTGCCTCGTATTCAGGACAAATACCGTAGAAGGCTTCAAGGTTTGCGTGGTAGACAGCACCAATAAGAACAATGATGCGCAATACTGGGTGGAAGAGTTCCTGCAGATAACCCCCTATGCAGACAGCTATCACAATACCGACAAGGTCCTCAACCTCTGCAAACAATTCATCACCCAGGAATACCCTGAGAAATTCGACGTTTCCAAAAGTGACCAGATAGACCTGCTCAACAGGAGCATGGACTACTTCAAAAGCAAGGAGCAGTTCAGCTTGCAGGAGTTTGCTGAAGAAGTGATGCACCACCAGGAAGTGGTTGACACCTTTATGGATTACAAGAAGAATTTCGAGTCAGCGAAGAACTTTGAATTGAACGATGAATTCGCCATCCACATCAATGCGGTGAAAAAGCAGCAACGCGTTTTCAAAACTGTTTTGAAGCTTGACAAGAACTTCCATATCTATATTCACGGAAGACGAGACCTGATTGAAAAAGGAGTGGATGAAATGACCGGAAAGAAATACTACAAGATCTTTTTCGACGAAGAAAGCTGA
- a CDS encoding EamA family transporter, which yields MSTVAKKPASTIMVILAFATVYLVWGSTYFFIQKAVHDFPPLIMGAFRFLVAGGIMLAWCLIRGEKLWNPQQFKAAIITGALLLFIGNGCVIWAEKTLPSSLVAVWISSAPIWFLLLDKSKWKENFRSTSTIVGLIIGFIGVVLLLSDQLDAIMNTPGGGETLVGLLIVLAGCISWAGGSIYSKYNSTGSALVNTTIQMLTAGFIFLPGSFIAGEWKDFSFAAVSNSAWLSLAYLIVFGSILAFSAYVWLLQVRSPTQVSTYAYVNPVVAVLLGVFFANEVMSFWQLLGLGVILGSVLLINLAKYRNSDKGNSGKGSTPVLNKRLIVSNAQEKMA from the coding sequence ATGTCAACTGTAGCTAAAAAGCCCGCTTCAACGATCATGGTGATCCTCGCGTTCGCCACTGTGTACCTGGTTTGGGGTTCCACTTATTTTTTCATTCAAAAGGCTGTGCACGATTTTCCGCCTTTGATCATGGGAGCTTTTCGTTTCCTGGTGGCCGGTGGCATCATGCTGGCCTGGTGTCTGATCAGGGGAGAGAAGCTCTGGAATCCTCAGCAATTCAAAGCGGCCATCATCACAGGAGCACTGTTGCTGTTCATCGGAAACGGCTGTGTGATCTGGGCCGAGAAAACATTACCCAGTTCTCTGGTAGCCGTTTGGATCTCTTCAGCGCCTATCTGGTTCCTTTTACTCGATAAATCAAAATGGAAAGAGAATTTCCGCAGCACCAGCACCATCGTTGGACTAATCATCGGTTTCATTGGTGTAGTACTGTTGCTGAGTGATCAGCTGGATGCGATCATGAATACGCCCGGAGGCGGAGAAACCCTGGTTGGCCTCCTTATCGTATTGGCGGGATGTATCAGCTGGGCAGGTGGTTCCATTTATTCAAAATACAATTCAACAGGATCCGCGTTGGTAAACACCACCATTCAAATGCTGACTGCCGGCTTTATCTTCCTGCCGGGTAGTTTCATTGCCGGAGAATGGAAAGATTTCAGCTTTGCTGCCGTGAGCAATAGTGCATGGCTTTCCCTGGCCTACCTGATCGTGTTTGGATCGATCCTCGCTTTCAGCGCATATGTATGGCTGTTACAGGTGAGAAGCCCAACACAGGTGAGCACCTACGCTTATGTGAACCCTGTTGTAGCTGTGTTGCTTGGCGTGTTCTTCGCCAATGAGGTAATGAGCTTCTGGCAGTTGCTTGGACTGGGCGTTATCCTGGGAAGCGTGCTGCTGATCAACCTCGCCAAATACCGCAATTCTGATAAAGGAAATTCAGGCAAAGGCTCAACGCCAGTGTTGAATAAACGTCTCATTGTTTCAAATGCTCAGGAAAAGATGGCCTAG
- a CDS encoding Lrp/AsnC family transcriptional regulator, whose translation MEITLDNTDLQILDLMQSNARISNADLARELNMAPSAVLERVKKLENKNVIVRYSAQVNPAAIQQKLLAFIFIRSSEGFSCSGDTSKALAQIPEVQEVHHIAGEDCYLIKVRTADSASLMHLMRNSLQKIPNISSTKTTIVLETVKEQQQLVIPKK comes from the coding sequence ATGGAAATCACACTCGACAATACAGACCTCCAGATACTTGACCTGATGCAGTCAAATGCCCGGATCTCCAATGCAGACCTGGCACGCGAACTGAATATGGCGCCATCAGCTGTACTGGAGCGCGTGAAGAAGCTCGAGAATAAAAATGTGATCGTCCGTTATTCTGCGCAGGTGAACCCTGCCGCCATTCAACAAAAACTCCTCGCTTTTATTTTTATACGATCCTCCGAAGGATTTTCCTGTAGTGGTGACACTTCCAAAGCCCTTGCCCAAATTCCAGAAGTGCAGGAAGTACATCATATCGCAGGAGAAGATTGCTACCTTATTAAAGTCCGCACAGCCGATTCTGCCTCACTCATGCATCTGATGCGCAACTCACTCCAAAAGATCCCTAACATTTCATCCACCAAAACAACCATCGTTTTGGAAACCGTAAAAGAGCAACAGCAACTGGTCATTCCAAAAAAATAA